aaaaaatatgtgtcttcttacttccgaatttgtacattcgggttatagaggtgcactttttcttccgattgtgtaggatgaaaaatttacagcttctgaactccaattgatgtatattcggttgcaaatatgtttagttagcttccgattgttttgtattcgggaacaatatgtgtcttcttacgtccgaatgtgtacattcgggttatatttccatactttgtcttccgattgtatagtttgtaaatattgttcctttctttgttgtttagacaaagtcgagaagggaggaagaaagtgacagctagtgctaggatggaaaggagtgccaaagataattcaggtgctcaacaaagcgaacaagaacaaagcagtcaacaaggagtgcaaccaactgttgaacaacaaggcagtgaacaaggggtgcgaccaagtgttgaacaagcacctcaacaaagtgcaggaccaagtgttgaaccagttgatccagtggcaagagtagaagaagaatgacaaccaagtggtacccaaaaagccaaaaaaggaaaagatgttgtaaggaaggatattgctaagaaagcatcacatcttgtccctcagcacttgaagaagaagggtattccagcaggcacaatccttggactaccagcggatggaggaaaattgctatttggatacaaagactcatggtccagagaaatatatgaaaccgaggtaataaaattactattttttattaatgtattttctatgtgttatatcgtaatacttgtattaaggatttttttatgtactttaataggatcatcaagatgcggtccgtctactcaaacctaccgccgcaccaacaaaaatgcttgcgtggcctttatccggtgaatgtgaaaggttcaagacaattgttgccaactcggggttagttaatgccgccgagaattcattgttggaacatgatcgtgtggccatatcggcgttcgtggagagaatgtatcctgagaccgatactttccatatgccgtttggggagatgacgatcaccccggatgatgttgtgcagattcttaaccttcccgaccaaggcacagctgtgaagtttaactacacaaagcagataagttgggcacaactttattctctaactaacaagtgcttaggttgggatgaagagacaacaacaacagagtttaggaggcatgccagttatagaacaaggcatatcaacattacagctttgatgaatatgttccaaggcaccttggagaaggaaaagaatggaacgttaactgatgagcaagtgaaccacgctgccactgcatatctcctctgtgtattgggatgtgtcatattccccaatacttctggcaaccggatcgacgccaaccttatacaacttttggatcctctccatgaagtcggtgactattcttggggcacggcatgcttagcattcttgatggaagagttgagaaaggcatcgaggctaggaacctgccaagttgccgggaacgtggctctattgcaggttttttctttaactctataactcactctatagttattcagtagacaatacatatgatgcattccataactccaaatgacgcatattcggtaggaattatccatcttattttccgaatgttgttattcggtggttaggtacttagtttttttccgattatatataatcggaaatattttgatattaaccgaatatacaggccagaaaagctaggttactgaactccaaatgacgcatattcggtaggaaattgatccatctatttccgaatgttggttattcggtggctaggtacttattgtttttccgattatatacaatcggaaatattttttgatattaaccgaatatacaggccagaaaactataggttactgaactccaaatgacgcatattcggtaggaattgatccatcttattttccgaatgttggttattcggtggctaggtacttattttttccgattatataatcggaaatattttttgatattaccgaatatacaggccagaaaactataggttactgaactccaaatgacgcatattcggtaggaaatgatccatattaTTTCGAAtgttggtattcggtggatagtactcagttttgtttccgattatatataatcggaaattatgtttggaaattactaccgaatatacacaatctatttactaaaacttggtttcttatgtatataggcatggatctatgaccacttccctatcctgaagttggccggagagaacccggggtggtgcaaaggtactcctagaggaacaaagtatatatttgaagacaaccgttctaggacaaagagcagcagttgattcgcatgagggagattttggaccaattgaaggcctcggacgtatgctttgatccatacaaggaagatcgagtcagtgggcatataaatttcggtcggacttgtccctttattttggaccattgtggcaccccacaggatatgtgatgtataacccctctagggtgatgcgacaacacgggtatatacaacacaacctctggagaaaatgggggattactacaaattggagttggagttgtgctcttctagtggtaatctcacgattgttcacacaggcccacctactgttcttgataactgggataagaggaatgacttcattatcgacactggtagacgaaccaccgagGTGatgaaattctccagactatatgagttggtataacaaggtatcacatcctttggttatccgtgaaatcaaatccaacactactgcggcgggttcaagttataattgtatcatcaaagacaaaccagctggttatgatagactggtgcgtgttcttatatttttgttcattttatattattcctataaatcttaggtaattaccgtttgatgttatgtcattacgtataaaaaacaggtgaataggttcaagcgtgtttccaaaatgttaactgcatgcttgaagagcggagatcccatgccagctgagaagatcaaagaggctagagatctagttgataatatggataacgaagattatgctgcccagtttggggagaaagtcaggtaaaagaactcgagctgcATCGCTCTCTCTGTGCGCCTGGGGAAGGGTGCTTTCCCCTGAAAGCGGCTGCCAACTGAGCTGctcaaactgaaggtgctcaaacccgtggtcgtgcaggactgggaggtagtcacggtcgtaaagtaaagaagagcagataaatgacaatgatttttgttgtacattcggaaatttgtttgggtaactaagttagacaagttcaaatgacaatgatttgtgtggtatattcggaagttttggtaactaatttaacttccgattttcaaagacaaaatttgaaaagtataagtttttccaaattctgatttttgggccatcgtacattcggaactttacaaaaaatatcctccgaatatcacaagttcaaaacaaaccacgccatggctccaggtggttccaagggccaatattgaaggttagacatcccatattcggaagttttggtaactaatttaacttccgattatttcaaagacaaaatttgaaaagtataagtttttccaaattctgatttttgggccatcgtacattcggaactttacaaaaaacctatcctccgaatatcacaagttcaaaacaaaccacgccatggctccaggtggttccaagggccaatattgaaggttagacatcccatattcggaagttttggtaactaatttaacttccgattatttcaaagacaaaatttgaaaagtataagtttttccaaattctgatttttgggccatcgtacattcggaactttacaaaaaaatatcctccgaatatcacaagttcaaaacacaCCACCGGCATGGCTCCAggggttccaagggccaatatgaaggtttagacatcccatattcggaagttttggtaactaatttaacttccgattatttcaaagacaaaatttgaaagtataagtttttccaaattttgatttttgggccatcgtacattcgaaactttacaaaaaacctatgctccaaatatcacaagttcaaaacaaaccacgccatggctccaggtggttccaagggccaatattgaaggttagacatcccatattctgaagttttggtaactaatttaacttccgaatatttcaaagacaaaatttgaaaagtataagtttttccaaattctgatttttgggccatcgtacattcgaaactttacaaaaaaattatcctccgaatatcacaagttcaaaacaaaccacgccatggctccaggtggttccaagggccaatattgaaggttagacaacccatattcagaagttttggtaactaatttaacttccgattatttcaaagacaaaatttgaaaagtataagtttttccaaattctgatttttgggccatcgtacattcggaactttacaaaaaaattatcctccgaatatcacaagtacaaaaaaaattgtttcctggaaccaaacaacaccataatcggaaataaagttgattcataacataaccgaatattacaatcggtaggttgtttaacaaaataatctaccgatttcgtataatcggctagtttttttattaataatactccgattacatccattacataaagttcaaacggccttaaccttacaatttcgtcaaaagcacctaaatccatactcctaattgaccataaaaatattaaaacagatcataacttctcgtgaccatagaaattgtccctcttgattttgtagcatccttcatgttcaaatcgtttcccgtagaggtccacataccgacgatccgcaagatttctctgaaattacgaatgagtaacaagttagtactaacttttgttaatgtgagttggagttacagagatacttactcgtttttcatacgtccaccaaggaaaagcgttcctaacaaaccgttcctcattttcaagtttgtcaatctccttatctagagcattctttctcatcttaatgtcattggatgatcttcgaattcgattaccatctaaggcctcaaataccattaagatacggttccatatctgctcttcggattccgatttgtggagcttgtgaacaagatcatgagtagttaccacaacccacgctctataaatagcacaatcttcttcttcggcaaaagcaatatccatgttttttgttatgaaaattaaaaattgaagagaggaaagagtttggtgcaattggggtgatagatatgagtttctttatataggtttagggtccaacggctctttttgtttttcccaaaaactccaacggctaatttgacgaaagttgaatgtggagaaaccaataatcggtaggtattggatttagcatatctaccgattatggtagctttcaaaatttgaatttgcggcaacttataatcggtaggttttgtaatatatttaactcccgattaacgctgaatccaaaacacgaaccaagaaatactgcacctcgtataatcggaagtatgggaacgattttaacttccgattgcattcggagggtaacaatgttatcatatcctccgaatatataagggtaatttcgccattacgaattacgcgagataagggctggctatattttccctttgggtgaccttttttgttttattgttggcccctaaatccttttgagtggcccctaaaaacgccaggaaaATTAGGCGcacgccaaaaaaaaaatatttttattgtcaGGTCCACAaataattttaggtaccgtgatactcataattatttccgtcacactcataattatatgaaattattaaaaatgtttacaggacggattatgcatccgcatgaagggttatgcatcaggggtataattggcaatgcaacttgaatataacatatccaaaaatccgcgccttggaattatacaaattttatatcgttggaaatctttttaacagagctacgcaacgagtacaaacaacaatatcaaatttttgtttttcaccaaaaaatcgCAGGTGagcatcattttaggcaaaattccGAAAAATGACtatataaccattatgcagccaccaaaaaagatgcataacacattctgcaaacgcataacaaattatgcaaccattttctcgactgcataacaaattatgcatatgcataacaaagttatgcatctataacaagttatctaACCATTGTATTGGTGCGTATATAAAAAATAGAAgcgtaatgcattatgcatctattttctcgatgcataaaagattgtgcaacaactttctcgatgcatactgcattatgcagccatattttcggatgcataacagattatgcatctattttcgcgacaacataacatgttatgcagatattattataggtgcatgacaagttatgcagtctttgtttttgcttgtttcaatagtaacaaaaaagttaatgcataacgtgttatgcaccTTTTCAATTTGTTGCATAACAATTTATGCATCTAATTTAATCTGCATAAACTATTATGCACCGTTTCAGttttctgcataacaagttatgcagttatTTTAATCTGCATAAACATGTTATACACCACAATCCAAAAaagtgaagaaaagaaaaatgttaCTCAGTTACTGATTCAACCGAAAGTATAAAATTAGAAATGCATGAACGTAAACATTTTTCACTAGTTTATGTCTAAATCTTGTGCATCCTCTTGGCTCGTAAAACTATAAAACCAAGAATAAGATAATAATGCCAAGTAAGTGGCTGGTTTTAGCTTCTTTATCACACACTTGTACCCATATTATGTAGCTAACCGCTTATGTTGGAATGCATGAGCAATCAACATCAAAAGTTCACAACTTCAGGAACTCAATCAATTCAAGACAACTAACAATAAGGAATGTAATAGAGAAGGTGAAAAGAGCTTAATAAGAATAGACACTAGCATATTTCTCATTAGAAAAATTACCAACCTTAAAGGATCAAAAGACAGGCAGAAACTAAACAGCTAATGAAAAGAACAAAAGTATCAACCGATGAGTAATAGCTCTCTCCAATTTAAGGTAAATTACCATTAAAAATAGACTACCCTCTTGGGAGGCAAGATGTTCCCAAGCATTTAACTTCAATGTTCTTGTGTCTTCCTGAAGATCACATGATGTTGTATGAGATAACAATCTATCTTTAAGTAACCAGACATGTACAGAATAGCTAAAGCTCGAACTCTATTGCAGGAAACACAAATTCAAGCATTGTGTCGTAATGGAATGATTTACCACTACATTATCCCATGAAAAAGTAAGTCCAAAAGCTTCATCAGGCTTCATAGCATACCGAATTCTTTGCAAGAAACCTTCTTGCATTCTATCATTCAAAAAATTcttcaacaaaaatcaaaaaattcacCCCATCAAATACTAGCAACTTTGGTAAAATTAAGACTATAAAATTAAGGCAAAAACCAAATTATAATTACCACATCAATTTTCAATAGACCATCTGGTCTAAATGTCTCAAACCCTTCTCCATATTGTAATTCCATCAAATTAAACATTCATTCAACATTCTAAAAACCGCTTTATTATTCAATGTAACCTTTTAGgttgaacaaaaacaaaatcaaaattttacctttccttctctgaaaacccTACTGGGTGCAGGTGAAAATCCATTATTTTCATCTGACCCAGAAGAAGAAGATCTGGTGATGATTCGATGACGTCGTATGTTGTAGTTTTTTCGGTTTAATTTCTGTAAAGAAAAAACAGAGAAATTTCAATCAGgggaactgaagaagaaattttaataataaaaaaaatttgtctGAAAAGTGGATTAAGAGATAAGGATTAACGAACCAGTGATTTGTGTTTACTTGTAGTTAGTAATTCCACGAACCGGAGCTTCGGAATCGGAGATGATTTTGCAGGATTCCATTGGAAAAGCTgagaaaaattctaaaaatgaAATCTAATTGGAGATATTTCTGTGGATACAAAACAAAGAAgcgaaacaaagaaaaaaagaaataatgAAAGAAAAACGAGGAAGAATAAGCGaagaaacaattttagaaattCTGGGTGTGGGAAAAATTTATCCTAGAAAATGGGTGTGCGTTTGAACTTTTCTGAGCGTAGGTTTTACGTTGGAAAAAATCTGTAAAATGGGTTtggctgtagttttcacaaaCTTAAATTATTAAGTTCGCTAACAAACTTAAAACTACTGTGCCTCTTTTTCTTTCGTAATTTTGTGATTCATATTGCTGAAAAACTACATGAAAACTCTTATTTCGACAATGATTTTATAAACATCAATATAGCCACAAATAAATCGACGATGATTGTATACTACCGACGGACGATCATGAGTTCTAAACACAAGATCTAGATGCCAAATATAAGTTTTAATTTTATAGATGCGTGATTAAGGATcattgaacttcatgataatcacacgatAATATACACGAGAATAGTTTATACGGAATACCTGGTAACGGTAATCCATCGTACGTCGATCATCTTTGGGGCAACGATAATACCTCATGGAGGTCATGGTTTCTTTTTCTTGACCTTATCCGTAATGAGTTGTTAATTCCTTGGATGCAATAGTGATGGTTACTGTTTCCCTTTCATAGGTAGAGAGAGGAACAAGTTCCTAGGATTTTAGTATTAGCCTTAGATATCGACTGTCCATCAAAGAAGATATATATTAGGAATCTGACTCCTTATTTAGAAATATCCTAGTTATGACCAAGATTCTCACATGGTCCCAATAAAGATAATTAATCTCATAAGAAATTATCTTACATTTAGGGTGTCCGGGTTCGTTTGGAGAATAACTCATTTCTTATAGGaatatctcttattgaagaagaagaaaatcagattaaatggtcggaatcgaTTCCGGATTATACAATCATCCTTCCCTACCCAATTACAAAAATTTGGTATTTTTATGGTATAtgactctttctcttcgcgatctacttgtaattgatatcttcaCTTGTATTAGGGTTCTTATTATCTTGTATTTCGATGCTTTTGTTATTCTAGTTAGTGATCATGTAATcacattttgatttgaataaattaaaattgttgatttaaaaaaaaaaaaaacgataaagAAATCAATACTTTCCGTAACACATGAACTCTAATCCATTACCCACAACTGATCCAACTCAAAAATTCCAAAAGCGAAATTATTGACTTTGGGAACGGTATTATACCTGGTTTACCCTTCATAATAGACTTTTCATTACAGTTCCGGTCAAATGAGGACCCCATCGTAACATTAATCACCTTACTAAGTAACTTGAGTCCACTTGATTGACCCAAGTAGTACGCGGGTGCCCTCATACTTGACGCTCGAAAACATAATGTAGACCATTGGTTGAATAACATCGACATTGTTGACCAGTGAACATGAGTTcaggtttgtttttgtttttttgatggaaaaggcAATTTTATTGACTAGCAAATATGGTACATGAGATTCATGATTTCATCTTTATCAAACACACTGGAAAGTGTGCTAGTTTTCGGGACTTTTTGTTGCAATTTGGAAGACATGTGTTGGATATTTTTTATCGTTGCTTCCTTAGCCATGTAGTCCGCTACCGAATTGTATTTCCTTTGTATGAATTTTACCTATGCTTGAGGGAGATCTTGCAACATTACCTTGATTTCCTGTACGGTGATTTTGTCCTACCAAGAAAACCTGTGCTCTTCGAATTTTTAGTGTCAACAAGGATTTTGCAATCACAGACTATTGAGATGCTTGACAGTATATTTTCTTTCAGCCAAGTGACTTCCTTTAACAAGGCTATCGTTTCCGCATGTAGAGCCGAAGACGCCTTCTCCGAACCTTCCGACACGTGCATAAAGGACTCGTAGTCTACAGAGTAGAGAATAATGGCAAAACTCATAAACTGATTTTATTTTGACTAGCAAATATAGTACATGAGATTCATAATTTCATCTTTATCAAACACATTGGAAAGTATGCTAGTTTTTGGGGCTTTTGTTGCAATTTGGAAGACATGTGCTGGATATTTTTATCCTTGCTTCCTAAGCCATGTAGTCCGCTGCCGAATTGTATTTCCTTTGTATGAAATTTATCTGTGCTTGAGGGAGATCTTGCAACATTAACTTGATTTCATGTGCGATGTTTTTGGCCGACTAAGAAAAACCTGTGCTCATCGAATTGATAGTGTCAACAAGGATTTTGCAATCAGAGACTATTGAGATGCTTGACATTAGATTTTCTTTCAGCCAAGTGATTTCCCTTAACAAGACTATCGTTTCCGCATGTAGAGCCGAAGATGCCTTCTCCGAACCTTCCGACACATGCATAAAGGACTCGTAGTCTACAAAGTAGAGAATAATGGAAAAAACCATAGACTGATCTTCTTTTTTATACGAGGCATCTATGGAGATTATCCAGTATGACTTTAATTCAGACCATTTGGAAATGGCCGGCTTCTCTTTCATGTGATTAACTTCTTTTTAAGCTGTTTTTGGTGGGATAGATTGTAAGAATCTGTTAATCTGGCTGAATAGCTGCATTGGGTTAGGGGATATTTTCTCAAAAACTACCGAGCACCTTTATTTCCAAATGAAATCTGCTATTCTTTGAAGCTTGTTAACATATATCatcttgaaacactttgaaagttcttgacccttgagagaacaataggatcTTGTCAACGTAAGAAATGGATCAGGCATTCGTGAGGAGCAAGATGCTATGCACACTGTACGTAGGTCCCGAAACATTAaacatgaaatttccaaaagaagggtatattgaatcttccatcttgattgggttctcttctaaaagattatcaagattgacgtatgtattgctacaattatcaaaatcaatattttcacatagaagataaacacttgattttttttcttcatctgaatcataatcctcagacatctcatcaagtgtcgtagcaagacctttgttcccagtgtattttctatgatttgggaactcgtttgcaaaaatgaccaaatcctttacacttaaagcaccgaggcatatcctcatcatcagttttttt
This DNA window, taken from Papaver somniferum cultivar HN1 chromosome 3, ASM357369v1, whole genome shotgun sequence, encodes the following:
- the LOC113358904 gene encoding uncharacterized protein LOC113358904, whose protein sequence is MTSMRYYRCPKDDRRTMDYRYQNFSQLFQWNPAKSSPIPKLRFVELLTTSKHKSLKLNRKNYNIRRHRIITRSSSSGSDENNGFSPAPSRVFREGKNFLNDRMQEGFLQRIRYAMKPDEAFGLTFSWDNVVVNHSITTQCLNLCFLQ